One genomic window of Sphingobacterium oryzagri includes the following:
- a CDS encoding SusD/RagB family nutrient-binding outer membrane lipoprotein: MKRKLLYILAACGFGLSSCSDFGDMNVNPEAIGQDGMDYKLVFTNVQQYAYGTEYEAWRNGLIYISTMIQHTASVQSYWNGDKYTYSAGYNSAFWDRMYPNGIRDVVDVMQNWKDDQSMQAEYQMARILRVVLFHRMTDLYGDVPYTEAGLGFYETAGYPKYDTQESIYLDMLNELNEAAISLDGATSSIGDADLIYQGNVQSWRKFAYSLMLRLGMRLSKVDAETARAWVNTAVAGGLFTSNEESALIEHPNAVTANNSAEPFGKVYVHEDPNAYRMSESFINRLRSTNDPRLRFLATVVADPTIKVDADNWSRGDTAVAKQIGMPNGYDETTNGPTNITNYPLYPGSMNNYSVVNRYTYGRIDAPTFLVTFAENQLLLAEAAFRGWIGGTAKSYYDAGVTAAMKQFTQFGITGISDAEIQAYLAANPYNESTALQQINTQYYINSFTDEYESFANWRRSGFPVLTPVNYIGNATNGTIPRRFTYPTEESTVNPTHYQEAVGRLSNGDRMTSRVWWDVQ, encoded by the coding sequence ATGAAAAGGAAACTTTTATATATACTTGCTGCCTGTGGATTTGGATTATCTTCATGTAGTGATTTTGGCGATATGAACGTTAATCCTGAAGCTATCGGACAAGATGGTATGGATTACAAGTTGGTATTCACCAATGTACAACAGTATGCATATGGAACAGAATACGAAGCTTGGCGTAACGGTCTGATCTATATCAGTACAATGATTCAACATACCGCTTCTGTACAAAGCTACTGGAATGGCGACAAATATACCTACAGTGCTGGTTACAACTCTGCTTTTTGGGATCGTATGTATCCTAACGGTATTCGTGATGTGGTAGACGTTATGCAAAACTGGAAAGATGATCAGTCCATGCAAGCAGAATACCAAATGGCGCGCATACTACGCGTGGTATTGTTTCACCGGATGACGGATCTTTACGGCGATGTTCCTTACACAGAAGCTGGTTTAGGCTTTTACGAAACTGCTGGTTATCCAAAATATGATACGCAAGAGTCTATTTATCTTGATATGCTCAATGAGCTAAACGAAGCAGCGATTAGCCTGGATGGCGCGACATCAAGCATCGGTGATGCGGATTTAATTTATCAAGGTAATGTGCAAAGCTGGCGTAAATTTGCGTACTCATTAATGCTACGTTTAGGCATGCGCCTTTCTAAGGTTGATGCCGAAACAGCCAGAGCTTGGGTAAACACAGCGGTGGCTGGTGGATTATTCACAAGCAACGAAGAAAGTGCACTTATTGAACACCCGAATGCCGTAACAGCTAACAACAGTGCAGAACCATTTGGTAAAGTTTACGTACACGAAGATCCAAATGCCTACCGCATGAGCGAGTCTTTCATTAACAGACTTCGTTCTACCAATGATCCGCGTTTGCGCTTCCTGGCTACAGTAGTGGCAGATCCAACCATCAAAGTAGACGCTGATAACTGGTCTAGAGGCGATACCGCAGTGGCTAAACAAATCGGTATGCCAAATGGATATGACGAAACGACTAATGGACCAACAAACATCACAAATTACCCACTATATCCAGGTTCGATGAACAACTATTCAGTTGTCAATCGGTACACATATGGTCGAATTGATGCACCGACATTTTTGGTAACCTTTGCCGAAAACCAATTGTTATTGGCCGAAGCAGCTTTCCGGGGATGGATTGGCGGTACAGCAAAATCATATTATGATGCGGGGGTGACGGCTGCGATGAAGCAATTTACGCAGTTTGGTATTACGGGTATCAGCGACGCTGAAATTCAAGCTTATTTAGCCGCAAATCCATACAATGAATCTACAGCCTTACAGCAAATCAATACGCAGTACTATATCAATAGCTTTACAGATGAGTACGAATCATTTGCGAACTGGCGCCGTTCTGGATTTCCGGTGTTAACGCCTGTAAATTATATTGGTAACGCAACTAATGGAACAATTCCAAGACGCTTTACCTATCCTACGGAAGAATCAACAGTCAATCCTACACACTACCAAGAAGCCGTTGGTAGATTGAGTAATGGAGACCGTATGACTTCTCGCGTGTGGTGGGATGTGCAGTAA
- a CDS encoding lysophospholipid acyltransferase family protein: protein MAPLISREMVSKATGLHQFPIPGLDRLFMQLTGLNHFNAEFDKVKHLHGIAFIDAVLTLLGIHIDIRDEDIARIPRKGAFIMLANHPYGGIEGLIILKILYQVRPEAKVVANYLLQQVANIKDAFIPVDPFHEVPIAANATGLKIMWKALEQGTPVVIFPAGEVSSYQYDIQQITDKKWHPVIGKFLCKMAVPVIPVFFHGHNSAAFIWLGQLHPKLRTMRLPAELFNKKGKTIRVRIGEKIQVHRLDESLQKPDRLLEYVRARTYALGMDISKNKWAWTERNLFKKPAKPQPIAAAISTVQLEAELNNLPHCILLRSGNFTVYLAASAQIPLTLREIGRLREITFRQVGEGTNLALDLDVFDIHYRQLFIWHNVDKQIVGGYRIGLGEELMYAQGKRGFYLSQLFKMKQEFVQILPQAMELGRSWIGSEYQKQPMPLYLLWKGIIACMKQYPQYRYLIGPVSISGDFSAFSKSIIIEFIRKNCFDHELAKVVKPKKAFKPRLKRMKLENLLENPHSFQALESLIQDIERPNNRFPVLLRQYLQLNAKIIAFNVDPNFNNSLDGLLLLDKEVSDLAAKERYFR from the coding sequence ATGGCGCCATTAATTTCACGTGAAATGGTCTCCAAGGCTACCGGTCTTCACCAATTTCCTATTCCCGGGCTTGATCGACTGTTCATGCAGCTTACCGGTCTCAATCACTTCAATGCCGAATTTGACAAAGTAAAGCATCTTCACGGAATCGCATTTATCGATGCCGTGCTCACATTATTAGGCATACATATCGATATTCGTGACGAAGATATTGCTCGTATACCAAGAAAAGGTGCTTTTATTATGCTTGCCAACCATCCCTATGGCGGAATTGAGGGGCTTATTATCCTGAAAATTCTATATCAGGTACGCCCCGAAGCAAAGGTAGTGGCCAACTATTTGTTGCAGCAAGTAGCCAATATCAAAGATGCCTTTATCCCTGTCGATCCGTTTCATGAAGTACCGATAGCGGCCAATGCTACTGGATTAAAAATCATGTGGAAAGCGTTGGAGCAAGGAACGCCTGTCGTCATCTTTCCGGCCGGAGAAGTCTCATCTTACCAGTATGATATTCAACAAATCACCGATAAAAAATGGCATCCTGTTATCGGCAAGTTTCTGTGTAAAATGGCGGTACCTGTGATACCTGTATTTTTTCACGGCCACAACAGTGCGGCATTTATCTGGCTGGGTCAATTGCACCCGAAACTGCGCACTATGCGGCTTCCGGCAGAACTTTTTAATAAGAAAGGAAAAACCATCCGTGTGCGTATTGGTGAAAAAATACAGGTACATCGACTTGATGAGTCGCTGCAAAAACCCGATCGTTTGTTGGAATATGTGCGGGCGCGCACGTATGCTTTGGGCATGGATATCAGCAAAAATAAATGGGCTTGGACCGAGCGTAACTTGTTTAAAAAACCTGCAAAACCGCAACCTATCGCTGCCGCGATTTCGACAGTACAATTGGAAGCCGAGCTAAACAACTTGCCGCATTGTATCTTGCTTCGTAGTGGCAATTTTACAGTTTACTTAGCTGCATCTGCACAAATACCGCTTACACTGCGTGAAATAGGCCGATTGCGCGAAATAACTTTCCGGCAGGTGGGCGAAGGAACAAACCTGGCGCTGGATCTTGACGTTTTTGATATCCACTACAGGCAGCTGTTTATTTGGCACAACGTCGACAAACAAATCGTTGGGGGCTATCGCATTGGTCTCGGCGAAGAGTTGATGTACGCGCAAGGCAAACGCGGGTTTTACCTCTCGCAATTGTTTAAGATGAAACAGGAGTTTGTTCAAATCCTGCCACAAGCGATGGAGCTGGGGCGCAGTTGGATCGGATCAGAATACCAAAAGCAGCCTATGCCACTATACCTGCTATGGAAAGGCATTATTGCCTGTATGAAGCAATATCCGCAATATCGCTACCTTATTGGCCCGGTAAGTATCAGCGGCGACTTTTCGGCCTTTTCCAAATCGATTATTATTGAATTTATACGTAAAAATTGCTTCGATCACGAGCTGGCCAAAGTAGTCAAACCCAAAAAGGCCTTTAAGCCACGATTGAAACGCATGAAATTGGAAAACTTACTGGAAAATCCACACTCATTTCAAGCTTTAGAATCGCTTATCCAGGATATTGAGCGCCCGAATAATCGCTTTCCAGTTCTGCTTAGGCAATATTTGCAATTAAACGCGAAAATAATCGCGTTTAATGTCGATCCAAACTTTAACAACAGTTTGGATGGCTTGTTGCTACTCGATAAAGAAGTTAGTGATCTAGCCGCTAAAGAACGCTATTTCAGATAG
- a CDS encoding sugar-binding domain-containing protein produces the protein MKNIFKYAVAGLAIACLQSAAALAQPGFGQAEKINTDWRFHLGDTDGQQAKNDNDRSWRRVQLPHDWSAKYPLSPSLASATGFLPGGIGWYQKKITVPAADQGKKLYLYFEGVYNRSEVFINGQSIGKRPNGYISFSYDVSPYLQYGKENTIAVKVDHSQSADSRWYTGSGIYRDVWLVRANPIHLEQWGVYAYPEVKGAQGAMHVQVGVANSTTEAAKLDVLIELLDQAGQVVAKKSTKATLAGNGRADVKLELQVKNPKLWQLDQPNLYTLRTTVSQNGKQIDASAFKTGFRTLTFDPNKGFALNGAWTKVKGVCLHHDAGVLGAEVYPEVWRRRLLALKELGVNAIRTSHNPQASSLYDLCDELGLLVMDEAFDEWEFPKRKWLEGWNVGTPGFEGTFDFFKEWGERDLADMVKRDRNHISIFAWSIGNEVDYPNDPYSHPVLGGEKKEGGFTQASYGGYKKDAPDAMRLGDIAKKLAAIVRKHDLSRPVTAGLAGVAMSNETAYPGALDIAGYNYTESRYAQDHARYPDRVIFGSENRHDFPAWKAVRDNEHIFGQFLWTGIDYLGESGRWPSRGFYSGLVDFAGFIKPRGYFRQSLWSGKPMAYLGTYPLQGGSGATDVWSALEAEQGERQNEAPSMDAWPIWNYQTGQLIRVVCYTNAAKARLELNGKPVGEVKPYNEEHGIIHWDIPYAAGKLEVIGLNAADQEVSRQHIQSSQRPEAIKILQGDVIRVAAKDAVAQVELQIVDAAGNPVLLSEDEITCNIVGNARLLGLEAGNNADMGDYRDNKQRVYHGKMIAYIQTNGEANEQVSVRFTAPWLAAANVTLQLQ, from the coding sequence ATGAAAAACATTTTTAAATATGCCGTGGCAGGACTTGCCATTGCTTGCCTGCAATCAGCGGCTGCGTTGGCGCAGCCTGGATTTGGGCAGGCCGAGAAGATAAATACAGACTGGCGTTTTCATCTGGGTGATACCGATGGACAGCAGGCTAAAAATGATAACGACCGCTCTTGGAGACGCGTGCAATTGCCGCACGATTGGAGTGCGAAATATCCGTTAAGTCCGAGCTTGGCTAGCGCCACGGGCTTTCTGCCAGGTGGTATTGGTTGGTATCAAAAGAAAATTACGGTGCCAGCAGCAGATCAGGGGAAAAAGCTTTACTTGTATTTCGAAGGTGTGTACAACCGAAGCGAGGTGTTTATTAACGGACAATCCATTGGCAAACGTCCAAATGGCTATATCTCGTTTAGCTACGATGTGAGTCCTTATCTGCAGTATGGAAAAGAAAATACCATCGCTGTAAAGGTGGACCATAGTCAAAGTGCCGATTCCCGTTGGTATACGGGCTCGGGTATTTACCGTGATGTGTGGTTGGTGCGTGCAAACCCAATTCACTTAGAACAGTGGGGCGTCTATGCGTATCCGGAAGTCAAGGGTGCGCAAGGTGCTATGCATGTGCAAGTGGGCGTGGCAAACAGTACGACCGAAGCAGCCAAGCTCGATGTACTGATTGAATTGCTTGATCAAGCTGGTCAGGTCGTTGCGAAAAAAAGCACTAAAGCGACGCTGGCTGGTAATGGACGTGCAGATGTTAAGCTAGAATTGCAGGTAAAAAATCCAAAATTATGGCAGTTGGATCAACCCAACTTATATACGTTAAGGACTACAGTATCGCAGAACGGTAAACAGATCGATGCGTCGGCGTTTAAAACCGGTTTTCGCACATTGACCTTCGATCCGAATAAGGGTTTTGCATTAAATGGCGCCTGGACGAAAGTAAAAGGCGTTTGTTTGCACCACGATGCTGGCGTCCTGGGGGCAGAGGTATATCCCGAGGTCTGGAGACGTCGTCTGTTGGCGTTAAAAGAACTTGGCGTGAATGCCATTCGCACGAGTCACAACCCGCAGGCTTCTTCCCTGTATGATCTCTGTGATGAGCTGGGACTTTTGGTAATGGATGAGGCATTTGATGAATGGGAATTCCCGAAACGTAAATGGCTGGAAGGTTGGAACGTGGGTACTCCGGGTTTTGAGGGTACTTTTGATTTCTTTAAAGAATGGGGTGAGCGTGATTTGGCCGATATGGTGAAGCGTGATAGAAACCATATTTCCATATTTGCATGGAGTATAGGTAATGAGGTGGATTATCCGAACGACCCGTATTCGCACCCAGTCTTGGGCGGAGAGAAAAAAGAAGGAGGCTTTACACAAGCATCGTATGGCGGTTATAAAAAAGACGCGCCGGATGCCATGCGTTTGGGTGATATTGCAAAAAAACTGGCCGCTATTGTGCGCAAGCACGATTTGAGTCGACCGGTGACCGCAGGATTGGCCGGTGTAGCGATGTCTAACGAAACGGCCTATCCGGGGGCATTAGATATTGCTGGATATAATTACACGGAAAGCCGCTATGCGCAAGATCATGCGCGTTACCCAGATCGCGTGATTTTTGGTAGCGAGAATCGGCACGATTTTCCGGCATGGAAAGCCGTGCGGGATAATGAACATATTTTCGGCCAGTTTTTATGGACAGGCATTGATTATCTTGGTGAGTCTGGTCGTTGGCCTTCCCGTGGATTTTACTCGGGTTTGGTCGATTTTGCAGGCTTTATCAAACCACGAGGCTATTTTAGACAATCGCTTTGGTCAGGCAAGCCGATGGCTTATTTGGGAACTTACCCGCTGCAAGGCGGTAGCGGAGCGACAGACGTATGGTCGGCTCTGGAAGCGGAGCAAGGCGAACGCCAGAATGAAGCGCCTTCAATGGATGCCTGGCCGATATGGAATTATCAAACAGGGCAATTAATTCGCGTGGTTTGCTACACCAATGCCGCCAAAGCTCGATTAGAACTGAACGGTAAACCGGTCGGAGAGGTAAAACCTTATAATGAAGAGCACGGTATCATACACTGGGATATTCCGTATGCTGCGGGTAAGTTGGAAGTCATTGGCTTAAACGCTGCTGATCAGGAAGTGAGTCGTCAACATATTCAATCGAGTCAGCGACCAGAGGCTATCAAAATTTTACAGGGTGACGTGATTCGCGTGGCGGCGAAAGATGCCGTGGCCCAAGTGGAATTGCAGATTGTGGACGCGGCTGGAAATCCAGTATTGCTATCAGAAGATGAGATAACTTGCAATATTGTGGGTAACGCCCGTTTGCTCGGGTTAGAAGCTGGAAATAATGCAGACATGGGCGACTATCGAGATAACAAACAGCGCGTGTACCATGGAAAAATGATAGCCTATATACAAACGAACGGGGAGGCAAACGAACAGGTCTCTGTGCGATTCACAGCACCTTGGCTAGCAGCAGCTAACGTGACTTTGCAACTACAGTAA
- a CDS encoding family 43 glycosylhydrolase → MKNKKELKMLLVLFCLSLVGSMLHAQGEGYRYGPAEKDYAGYLFAYFKGNAVADEAVCFAISTDGYHYRALNNNRPILDSKQISSTGGVRDPHILRGEDGKSFYMVLTDMTSAKGWDSNRAMILLKSEDLINWKHSIINIQKRYQGHADLKRVWAPQTIFDPTAGKYMVYWSMQHGDGPDIIYYAYANENFTDLEGEPKVLFSPKNGKSCIDGDIIHKNGLFYLFYKTEGDGNGIRLALTDALTANKWIEQPGYKQQTKDAVEGSSVFKLNNSDKYILMYDVYGKGKYQFCESVDLDRFRVIDEEVEMDFHPRHGSIIPLSRSELTRLTAKWGLPTGMQLTLKKNPVLDGFYADPDVLYSNKTKKYYIYPTSDGFDGWGGYYFKTFSSTDLKDWKDEGVILDLKKDVPWGTRHAWAPTITEKKMKGDYRYFYYFTAAQKIGVAVADLPTGPFKDAGKPLIDFKPDGVKGGQEIDPAVFNDPKSGKSYLYWGNGYLAVAELNKDMISINKKTVKVLTPDQTFREGVYVIYRKGTYYFLWSEDDTRSENYRVRYGTSTSPCGPINIPENNLILAKDAAHGIYGTGHNSVLQIPGKDEWYIVYHRFNYPNGITMGDAAGYNREVCMDPLFFDDQGNILPVVPTH, encoded by the coding sequence ATGAAAAACAAAAAAGAATTAAAAATGTTGCTCGTGCTGTTCTGCCTTTCGCTGGTGGGCAGCATGTTGCATGCCCAAGGGGAGGGCTATCGTTATGGACCAGCCGAAAAGGATTATGCGGGTTACTTATTCGCCTATTTTAAAGGAAATGCTGTAGCCGATGAAGCAGTATGCTTTGCCATCAGTACGGATGGTTACCATTATCGGGCATTAAATAACAACCGGCCGATATTGGATTCCAAACAGATCAGCAGTACAGGTGGCGTGCGTGATCCGCATATTTTGCGAGGCGAAGACGGAAAGTCTTTCTACATGGTATTGACAGATATGACTTCTGCTAAGGGCTGGGATTCTAACCGTGCGATGATTTTGCTCAAGTCGGAAGATCTGATCAACTGGAAGCACAGCATTATCAATATCCAGAAGCGTTACCAGGGGCATGCCGATCTGAAACGGGTATGGGCGCCGCAAACGATTTTTGACCCGACGGCTGGTAAGTATATGGTATACTGGTCTATGCAGCATGGGGATGGCCCGGATATCATTTATTATGCTTATGCGAACGAAAATTTTACTGATTTGGAAGGCGAGCCGAAAGTGCTTTTCTCGCCAAAAAATGGAAAATCATGTATTGATGGTGATATCATCCATAAAAACGGCTTGTTTTATCTTTTTTATAAAACGGAAGGCGATGGCAATGGTATCCGATTGGCTTTGACGGATGCACTGACAGCGAACAAGTGGATTGAACAGCCTGGCTACAAGCAGCAGACGAAGGATGCGGTGGAAGGATCAAGTGTATTTAAACTGAATAACTCGGACAAATATATCTTGATGTATGATGTATACGGTAAGGGGAAGTATCAGTTTTGCGAAAGTGTAGACTTAGATCGCTTTCGGGTGATTGATGAAGAGGTGGAGATGGATTTTCACCCGCGGCATGGCTCGATTATTCCCCTCTCACGTAGCGAATTGACGCGTTTGACGGCAAAATGGGGATTGCCGACAGGTATGCAGCTTACGCTGAAAAAGAATCCGGTATTGGACGGTTTTTATGCGGATCCGGACGTGCTGTACTCGAACAAAACGAAAAAATATTATATCTATCCGACGAGTGATGGTTTTGACGGTTGGGGTGGTTATTATTTTAAGACTTTTTCGTCGACAGATTTAAAGGATTGGAAGGATGAGGGCGTGATATTGGACTTGAAGAAGGATGTTCCTTGGGGAACCCGTCATGCTTGGGCACCCACCATCACCGAGAAAAAGATGAAGGGCGATTATCGGTATTTTTACTACTTCACGGCGGCACAGAAAATTGGGGTGGCGGTGGCGGACCTGCCCACCGGGCCTTTTAAAGATGCGGGAAAGCCGCTGATAGATTTTAAGCCAGATGGGGTGAAAGGCGGACAGGAAATCGATCCGGCAGTGTTTAACGATCCGAAAAGCGGTAAAAGCTACCTGTACTGGGGGAATGGTTATCTGGCCGTAGCGGAGTTAAACAAAGATATGATCTCGATCAACAAAAAAACGGTCAAGGTCTTAACACCTGATCAGACTTTTCGCGAGGGGGTTTACGTGATCTACCGGAAAGGAACCTATTATTTTTTGTGGTCTGAAGATGATACGCGGAGTGAGAATTATCGTGTGCGCTATGGCACATCAACCTCGCCTTGCGGACCGATCAACATTCCGGAAAACAACCTGATTTTGGCGAAAGATGCTGCGCACGGAATCTACGGTACGGGCCATAACTCGGTTTTACAGATCCCGGGTAAAGACGAATGGTATATCGTATATCACCGTTTTAACTATCCGAACGGTATTACGATGGGCGATGCAGCAGGATACAACCGCGAGGTTTGTATGGATCCGTTATTTTTCGACGATCAGGGCAATATTTTACCAGTCGTGCCCACGCATTGA
- a CDS encoding RagB/SusD family nutrient uptake outer membrane protein encodes MNIITKYIALSSLTLILLSACDKDLLNVTPTDRISTDAIESDTAVLEAFITNRYIGERIIANEADGTNPGFGRGFEYALWSSITDESMYTNDDNTWLIVRGQLSPENTGITGSLWARSYRSIRECNYALDVLSRITMSAARKSRLQGELQFIRAFRYHDLIRNFGRVVLLGDKVYNLQDDLTVPELFDRKTLQEGMDYVLAQLDEAAAKLPEDNNDNSWMAGRATKGAALALKSRLALYSASPLYNTGSWADAVTAAWDVIALNKYSLYTGGYGNLFIQDRNTETIFARYYTRNANHVAMEIANGPNGYGGWGGNTPYQNLVDAYQMRNGQAPFLANGSVNAASGYDASNPYANRDPRFDATILHNGSTYRGRAVETFVPGGRDSQQGNDNWNTSKTGYYLRKYMNDEYPLQNPWGFAGFQPWNYFRYAEILLNYAEAANEAYGPDVTPAGASMSAREALNMVRARPSVDMPAVPMGRSREDFRLDIRYERRVELAFEEHRFYDVRRWMIAQETENQPAYGITITKSGDNFTYTRKEALSGRVFSQKHYWLPIPRTEILASGGQLEQNAGY; translated from the coding sequence ATGAACATCATAACTAAATATATCGCCCTTTCTTCGCTTACGCTGATCTTGCTATCGGCTTGTGATAAGGATCTTTTAAATGTGACACCTACGGATCGTATCTCGACGGATGCTATCGAAAGTGACACGGCCGTATTGGAAGCTTTTATTACGAATCGCTATATCGGTGAACGTATTATTGCGAATGAAGCCGATGGTACCAATCCGGGCTTTGGACGGGGATTTGAATACGCGCTGTGGTCGTCTATCACGGACGAATCTATGTATACCAATGATGACAATACCTGGCTTATTGTACGCGGGCAGTTATCGCCGGAAAACACGGGCATAACGGGTTCCTTGTGGGCAAGAAGCTACCGCAGCATACGCGAATGTAACTACGCATTGGATGTACTTTCGCGTATTACGATGAGCGCTGCCCGCAAGAGCAGACTACAAGGCGAATTACAATTTATCCGTGCATTTCGTTACCATGATTTGATCCGCAATTTTGGTCGCGTAGTGCTGTTAGGAGATAAAGTATACAATTTGCAGGATGATCTCACCGTACCGGAACTGTTTGATCGTAAAACTTTGCAGGAAGGAATGGATTACGTGCTTGCGCAGCTTGATGAAGCGGCGGCGAAGCTGCCGGAAGATAACAACGACAACTCCTGGATGGCTGGTCGGGCTACGAAAGGTGCGGCGCTTGCGTTAAAGTCGCGACTGGCGCTATACAGCGCTAGTCCACTCTATAATACGGGGAGTTGGGCAGATGCCGTTACAGCGGCTTGGGATGTGATCGCGCTGAATAAATATAGCCTGTATACTGGTGGTTACGGCAACTTGTTTATACAAGATAGAAATACCGAAACGATTTTTGCACGCTATTACACCCGAAACGCCAACCACGTCGCGATGGAAATCGCTAATGGGCCGAATGGCTATGGCGGTTGGGGAGGAAACACACCGTATCAAAATTTAGTAGATGCTTATCAAATGCGGAATGGCCAGGCGCCGTTTTTGGCTAATGGATCGGTTAATGCGGCTTCGGGCTATGATGCATCCAATCCATACGCCAATCGTGACCCGCGCTTTGACGCAACGATTTTACACAATGGCTCGACCTATAGAGGCCGTGCGGTAGAAACGTTTGTACCGGGTGGTCGCGATAGTCAGCAAGGAAATGACAACTGGAATACGTCGAAGACAGGCTATTACTTGCGCAAATACATGAATGATGAATATCCATTACAAAATCCATGGGGATTTGCCGGTTTTCAACCTTGGAATTACTTTCGCTATGCCGAGATCTTGCTGAATTATGCCGAGGCGGCCAACGAGGCTTACGGACCAGATGTTACGCCGGCGGGAGCGAGCATGAGTGCGCGCGAAGCGCTTAATATGGTGCGCGCAAGACCTTCTGTGGACATGCCAGCCGTGCCGATGGGCCGATCAAGAGAAGACTTTAGGCTGGATATTCGCTATGAGCGGCGCGTGGAACTGGCTTTTGAAGAGCACCGTTTTTATGATGTACGCCGCTGGATGATTGCACAAGAAACGGAAAACCAGCCGGCTTATGGCATAACGATTACCAAAAGCGGAGACAACTTCACTTATACACGTAAAGAAGCACTTTCCGGTCGTGTATTTAGTCAAAAGCACTACTGGCTTCCCATACCGCGCACGGAGATCCTAGCGTCAGGTGGGCAGTTGGAGCAAAACGCAGGGTATTGA